In the Symphalangus syndactylus isolate Jambi chromosome 17, NHGRI_mSymSyn1-v2.1_pri, whole genome shotgun sequence genome, cgtgagccaccgcgcccagcctgctctTTGGTTTTTGGTGTAAATTTGAATTACTGTCTGAGGTTACCTGCTTTCAGACTAAGGAGTTTCCTTATTTCTTGTAAGATGGTCTGTCAGTTTGCCTGCCTGACACAGTACTCATTTCTGGGAACAAACTGATCTGAGGGGAGCATGGACACCCCGTCACCTATATATTCCATGTGATCTGGGCAGGCTGACGTCACTTCCTACCACACAACAGGCAAATGAGCAAGCCTGGCCAAATCAGAGGAAGCCATACTGCCTGGCAACTGGTTTAGGAGGGCCTACCAGCAAGCCAGGGCCAATGAGAGACTGCCCACAGTGAAATCAATCAAGGGGTAAGAAGAGGCAACTGGAGAAAGACCAGGAGTCCCAGTCCATTGCTGCTGGAAGCCACATCTACCCCTaggatttttccattttatgagctaatactttttttgtttttgttttttttgagacagagtcttgttctgtctccaaggctagaatgcaatggcacaatctcggctcaccgcaacctccgcttcccgagttcaagcgattctcagcctcccaagtagctgagattataggtgcctgccactgtacccagctaatttttgtgttttttagtagagacggggttttgccatgccagccaggctagtctccgactctcgacctcaggtgatccacccacctcggcctcccaaagtgctgggattacaggcgtgagccaccacgcccggccactaacacatttttttttaaagagacaggatcttgctgtattgcccagggtttagtgcagtggtgtgatcatagctcactgcggcctcaaactcctgagctgaggcGATCCTCccggcctcagcctcacaagcaggtagaactacaggtgcaccaccaggcctggctaattttgttttaatttttggtataggggtctcgctgtgttgcccagctgctctccaactcccagcctcaagcaatcctcctgcttcagccactgaTCTCACTCAGTGGttcagtgggattacaggtgtgagccactgcactcagccataaattcttttatatttaaagcaGTTTGAGTCGTTTCAGACCCCTACAACATCAAGAGTCCTGTCTACTATTCTCCTCAGGAGACAAAATCTCTTCCCCTCAGCCCCAACACCAAATACAAAGCATTCAGCCTCGTTAGACAAAACTGATCACAATAATAGCCTTTATAGGTGTTTCTGGAGAGATGGGGTGAGAAAAAATAGGACATAAATAACCATTATTTACAACTTGCAGCAGTAAAGCTCTCCCAGACACCCCTTCAAGATTGAACTCCAAAGCCCCTGGGGCAGAGACTGGGCACCACCGAGCAAATACAAAAATCCACGCTCTGACTCCAGGTGCGGATGGAGGAGACGCGTCAGGCCTAGAAACAAAATGAGTAGGAAGCATTAGAGAGGCTGCCCAtctgcctcccctgcctccccGCAGAGTAGAGTCAGTGGAAAAACTCTGGCGGAGTCGGCATCGTGACCTCTTCAAGCCCATAGCTTTTTCAAAGAGAAGATGGCAGGTAGCTCGAAACGACAAGAGGGATGCAAAATAGAATGAAACTAAGTTAGAACTGAAAATGGGCTTAAAACCTTCCAGAGACTCTACCCAATTCATTTCACAGACAGAATCGAGGAAGGGTAGGGAAAAAGCAGGTGCTGCCTCCGCCCAGCGCGCCCAGTGTGTAGCGGGGGGAAAAGGGGCATTGCTACCTCCCGAGCGAAGATGGAAGGAGCAGATATGACATAAATCCCTCGAGGGTCTACATCTTCAGGGCGATTCCAATCTACGGACGGGCtgtgggaggaaaaaaagaagaaaaactcagaCCCTTTAAATTCTCAGATCTTGTTTTCCCCTACCCATCACAAAGGGGAACCCAAAGCCAGCTACCGGGTAAGAGAGACCGACCAGGGAGGGAAATGCATCAGGGAATCCAGCCAACTGCACCACGGAGATGGGTACAAGCAGCCAGCAGCGCAAGGCGTTCGTCTGCGGCGCAGCCCCTCACCTCGGGCCATCCCCGGGACCCTCCTGCGTCCTTAGGTTGTTGAGTGCATCAGGGAGTGCGTGGACTGACGGCTCCGGGGTCCCAGCCAGCAAGCGAGACCCAGCATCCTGGGCGTGGCCACGGCGGCGCACGTGGACCAGCAAGAGCGCAGCGCCGGCCACGCCCGCGGCCACCAGCAGTCCCAGAGCAGGCGGCAAAAGGTAGCGCTGCGGGTCCCCGGGCCTCAGGCCCGGCGGGGCCGCGGGCAACGCGCTTGCGCCGTCGGGGTGCACTGGGAACTCACACCGCGCTCCCATGTAGCCGGGCGCGCAGGCGCAGACGAGGCCGGAGAAGTGGGCGTAGCAGCGGCCGCCGTGAGCACAGGGGCGCGCGGCGCACGGGTCCGCGCGCTCGCGGCAGTCGCGGCCGCCGAAGCCCAGCGCGCAGGAGCAGCGGTGCGCGCCGCCGCCCTCCACACACGTGCCGCCGTTAGCGCAGGCGCGGCCCGCGCAGTCGTCCAGATCGTGCTCGCAGCGCGGACCCGCGAAGCCGGCGCGGCAGCTGCAGCGCAGGGCGTGGCCCAGGTCCAGGCAGAGTCCACCTGTGGGGAAGGGAGCATCAGAGGGCGCAGTCCGGGAGCCGGGGACCCACCTGCCCGCGCTGTTTCCCAGCTCTATCATCGCTGCACGGGGtcccctttttctctctgtctctaactCAAGGGCCAGCGTCTTGGAGTGTGCCAGGAAAGCCAGCTCGCTTCTTTTCTACCTAATGAAGTTTTGGAATAATTAATTCAGCTCCACCTCTTTGGCTCTCGGTGCCCTTGTCTCTTTTTCCCTCGGCTTCGATCATACTTCAATAGTAGACAGCTCCCAGAACTATGTGTTTGAACCCTCTGGCCTTCCTCTGCCTAGAGTAcccctcctctcttcccttcctccttttctcacaTTTTTTCCCACCTTTTCTCTTCCCTAGCCCACCCCTCAGGTTTCTACTCCGATGCTCCTTCCTCCATCCCAGCCCTGATCACTGCCCTGTGCTCCCAGATCACAGCCCTGACCACCCACCCTGGGCTCTGTCTGAGGGTGTCTGTCTTCCCCTCTGGGCTGGTACCCCCAGGAGGGTGCGGCCCAGAGATGTCCTGGTCCGTGCAGTGTCCCTAGTACTACACACCCCAGAGTGAACACTCAGTGTTTGGGAGAGAATTATCGTATTCACTCGCAAGAAGATACACAGCCAGCCCTCTACATTCATACATTCatgatcttttttttgttttttttttttttttttttttccgaaacggagtctccctctgtcgtccaggctggagtgcagtggcgcgatctcggctcactgcaacctccgcctcccgagttcaggcaattctctgcttcagcctacATTCatgatcttatttaatcttttttttttttttttttttttttttttgagacagagcctcactctgtcgcccaggcggggacacagtggcacgatctcggctcactgcaacctccgcctcccgggttcaagtgagtcttccgccttagcctcccgagtagctgggattacaagcacctgccatcacgcccgcctaattttttgtatttttagtagagacagggtttcaccatgtggcccgggctggtctctaattcctgagctcaggtgatccgcccgcctcggcctcccaaagtgctggaattacaggcgtgagtcaccgtgccggGCCGCATTTAATCTTTTAGCACCGATATCAGGTCTCTTCTCTCCTCAGAACCTTCCTGTGGCTCCATCTCAGGGGAAAAGTGAAAGTTCCCCTTCTTGTGACCCAGGGGGTCCCACAAGATGTGCCTCAGTCACCTCCCTGACCTCATCTCATCAGTGTAACCACACTGGCTTCCCTGCTTATCCTCAGCACACCAGGCACCTCAGCTCTATCAGGCGGGGGCAGAGACTTTGTCTGTTTCATTCCCTGctgtatcctcagtgcctagaatagggcctggcacacagtaaattctcagtaaatattaatagttATGAGATAGGGAATGTCTCCTTGCCCATTTTACAGGCTTGGGGGTGGAAGGTCAGGTCCCCAGGCCCTAGGGTTAGAAGAGTCAAAGCCAGGATTCCAACCCAGGACTGTCTGAGCCATGCaggacccccacccccatccctcgCCGTTCAGGCCTCCAGGCCTCACCATTGCGGCATGGCCGCAGGCTGCACCGGTccaccctcttctcacagttggAGCCTTGGAAACCGGGTGGGCAGTGGCAGATGTAGGCAGAGTCAGGGTCTGCACCCCCGACACACAAGCCACCGTTGAAGCAGGGTCCATCCGCACATGTCACCCCGCTCACCTCACACCGCAGCCCGTAGAACCCACGCGGGCAGGCGCATTCAAAGGACCCGGGTGTCTCCTGGGCAGGGACAAGAGTACTTGAGAAGGGTGTCTCCTTGGAGAAAAATCCCATCCACCTCCTCAGTCCTAACCACTGGGGGCTGCTCCTTGTCCAGTCCCAAGTCCCACTGTGCAGGGGCCACCCAGGAGGTCCTCCCGACATCCCCTCGATCCACTCCACATTTTTGTGTCTGCCCATGTGACCCCACAGGGAGGAGGCTCTGGGGACCCAGAGTGACCCCATTCCCACCACTACACCTTTGCCTACCAAATGCTGCCTGCCTGGTCTGCCCTCCTCGCTTCTGCCTACACTGACGAGTCCTACTGGGAGGTCCTAGATCTTagcccacctcctccaggaagccttctctggaTCTCTCCTTCCCAGGGCCTCTCCCTAAGTATTCGAACCCTAAGTGTGGCAGTATCCAGGTGGCCCACACTGGACCCTACTCTATCCCAGCACTCCATGCCAGGCtcactcactgccacctctgcacCCTTGCTCCCTGCAGGCCACTCACCTGGCCACCCTCTCTAATCACGTCCCAGAAGCCCCAGCCCCGGGCcatctccaggaagccttctctgatgtCTCCACCCCCTGTGCCCACAGATCCCAAATCTCCAACCTATTTGGCCCCACCGCCCACTACCTTGGGCCCTGAATCGTTCTCAGTCCCGCAGTAGGGGCAGCTGTGGCCCCACGCGGCTCCTCATCACTTCCACTCCCACATCTTTCGGGGCCACCCACTGAGCCTGCTCTCCCCAGTCCCATCCCCATCACCTAATCCTACTTCAAGGCCCCAGATGCAGGCTGGATGCCTCCAGGAAGACCTCCCTGATAGTTATTCCCAGATCTCCTCCCCTGGCTGGTGTCTCATGGAGCCCCAGGGAGAGGGCTGTGGCTCCCAGGGTAAAGTACTAAGCAGGACAAGGTGGGAAGGGTGACACTGACACTACAGCTGCCTCCATTTGCACACGGGTTCCCGTCGCAGGGCCCAGGCCCAGGGACAAGGCATCCGGTGGTAGCAGAGGACGGGCTCCTGGGGCTTAGGCAGCTGCTGGTGGAGACAGGGACCGTGCAGAGGGGTCCAGTCCAGCCCTCTAGGCATCGGCATTCACCGGGCTGCTCACAGAAGCCATACTCGGGGCTGCAGCCTGCTCGGCACACCGCTATGGgggacagagaggcagagagaaagggaaCACCAATGTCGGGGAGGACCAGGGACAAGATGGAAAGCAGGGAGGTTTCTGAGCACGTTCTCTGAGCCACCTCGCTTCATCTTTGTGACAGATAATCATCGGGACTAGATGGTACTGTGACCCACCCCcgtttacagatagggaaactgaggcccacagagacGAGGTGACCAGCCCACCTAGGAAGTGGAGGAGTGATGATGTGAACCCAGGCCATCGGGCTGGAGTCTGTGCTCTTGGAAGGAGGATGGGACGGGGGCACCCAGGTGAGATCGTGAGGATAGGAGACAGTGAGGGGGTTTGGGATTGGTGGGGGGACCCCTGGCCTTTCAGGGAAGATGGGAGTGTCTTGAATTAGGGTGGCTCTGAGAAGATCTGGATTAGCCTGGGAGTCCTAGGGGCCTTGGTGGGGCTCTGAAATTTGGGGAGAAGTCTGAAGAATTCCAAGCTTTAAGAAGCCACGGGTTCTGGCTGGCAACCctagggagggaggatggagggCCCCTCTGCCAGAGTGGACTGGGAGGAGATTCCAAAGCTTCCGAGTGGGAGTCGGGAGGGCCGCAGAATTAGAAGAGCTTTGGAGTCCTAGCATCAGGACAGGGTGTGAGTGTGGGTTAGGGAAGGAACTGGAGGGTGCCAGCATAGAAAATGGACGTGGGCTTCCGATTTGGGGCAACAAGAGggctgggagagggaagggggctCGAGGAGCAAGGCAGGGCTGGAGAGAGGTCCAGGGTCCTCAGTTTCTCCGAAGGTGGCAGCTGGATGGTGGGCGGGGTCTGGGGTACATCCGCAGCAGTCAGCGCGTTCCCCAGCTCCCTGAAGAGGGGTGCCTGGGGTACATGGTGGGGGACTCTAGAGTACCCTGAAGAGGGTGAGTGGGTTGTGAGAGGGGACTGGGGGCCGCGAGTGACGCTCAGGAGGGGCCGGGGTCCCTGGGGTCGAACGCAGGACTCACGCGGCGCCTCACACTCGTCCTCGAGCGGTGCGCAGGGGCGCAGTCCTGGGCTGCACCGCGAGGGGGCGCTGTGCGGACGGCAGAGGCGCGTGCACGCAGTCCCGACGGCAGGCGGCTCGCAGCGCGCGCGGTACGAGAAGCGCAGCTCCCAGGCGCCTGCGCGCTGAATGTCCCGGGCCCACGGGCCCCCGGCTGCCAAGCGCCGCCGGCCAGCCACGCGCGccagcaggctccaggctggccCTGCGGGGACAGGCAAAGGAGGGGTGCTGGGGTGGGCCCGGCCGAACATGGATGCATACGGAGCGCCCCGGCCGCATTCTCCCCGAACCTCCCAGCGAGGCCAAAACACCCTCATGGAGCCCGGGGGTTCTTGGACCTCGCGAGTAGAATGGCAGTCACCCTCCTTACTTTATTTAGCAAGGCCGCGAACTCCCCAATGCACCCAGGGACCTGCAATGTCGTGGTCCTTTCTAGTACCCTAGGTAACAGttctcttggccaggcatggtggctcaagcctgaaatcccagcactttggaaggctgagacgggtaggccacctgaggtcaagagttcaagaccagcctgatcaacatggtgaaaccgtctctactaaaaataaaaaatttaaaaaaaaattagccaggcgtggtggcacgcacctgtaatcccagctactcgggaggctgaggcaagagaatcacttgcacccagaagtggaggttgcagtgagccaagatcgcgccatcgcactccagcctgggtgacagagcaagactccctctcaaaaaaataaaaataaaaaataaagttatctcATAGAAACCGTAATACTCCTGTATTTTGACCCAGAtctttgtttgttggtttttttgttttttttttagtagagacggggtttcaccgtggtctcgatctcctgacctcgtgatccgcctgcctcggcctcccaaagtgctgggattacaagcgtgagccaccgcgcccggcctgtttttgtttgtttgttttttgtgacggagtctcactctgtcgcccaggctggagtgcagtggtgcgatctcggctgactgccagctccgcctcccgggttcccgccattcccctgcttcagcctcctgagtagctgggactacaggcgcccgccaccacacccagctaatttttttgtatttttagtacagacggggtttcaccatgttagccaggatggtctcaatctcctgacctcgtgatccgcccgccttggcttcccaaagtgctgagattacaggcgtgagccaaagcaCCCGGCCTTGACCCAGATCTTTGTAAATTGAAGTAATGATGAGACCTCTAACACCCTGTGACATTTGGTACCTCCATATGGCCAAAGAACAATAACATGTCTGAAGTGAGGTCATAACACCCCTAAATTGTGCCTCCGGATCTTCCTATATCAAAATAGTGGCAGAGACCCCAGTTACTAGACCATAAGTTACGACATTACCTGAGACCTTGGGATACTCGGAGAGTGACACTTTCTTGAAAGCAAAGGTGTCACCCCCCAAGATTGTGACACAGCTTTCTACATCAGAACGGTGAAGAAATGGCTCACTCCTAGAATTCCaacgttttgggaggccaaaaccagtggattgcttgagcctaggagttcgagaccagcctaggcaacatagcgagatcccatcttcataaaaaataaaataaaaacaagaaaaaaagtggcGACAAAACCCCCACTGTGGGCCTTACATAGCAACAGAGTCTCCCAAGTTGAGGATAAGAATGCCCTGTATCCCTCCCAGGAACCTCTACTCAGTATTCTCCTTGGTGAAGCTCCAACATCCCACAGGGCTCCCTGGGACCTCCACATGGACAAGGTGACAGAGCTTCACATaagggccgagcgtggtggctcacgcctgtaatctcaacactctgggaggccgaggtgggcgaatcacgaggtcaggagttcgagaccagcctggccaacatggtgaaatcctgtctctactaaaaatacaaaaattagctaggtgtggtgatgcatgcctgtaatcccagctacttgggaggctgaggcaggagaattgcttgaacccagaaggcagaggttgcagtgagctgagatcatgccattgcactccagcctggattacagagcaagactctgtcttggggaaaaaaaaacttcacatagAAGAACCAGAAGTAACTCATATTGCACCCTGAGCTCTCAACATCAGATGATAAAGTAGGGCTGTGAAATGCTACGCCCTGCTCTGGAGACTTTGATAGTAAGAGAGCTTCCCCTACTTCATCTGGTACCAGAACCACAGACTGCTACATCCAGTACCAGGGACATTTCTGTGCCTGAGATGCCAAGAGCCCTGGAGCTGTCAACACTCGGCACCACATCCCAGGAGCTGTGATGACATCATAAGACCTATAGACGACACCACCAACCCCGTGTCTCACGTGGGCCCCAGCTCCCCACCAGTCCCAAGACTGAAGACACTCACCTCCAATCTGGTCTCCTAATTCCTCTCTCCAGGTTTCGATGATGAGAGAGAAGGTGCCCTGATTGGGTGAAGGAAGGGGGAGATGAAAGATGAAAGACAGTGGTTAGGGTAAGTACTCAATGAAGGCCAGAGTTCAGGAATGGAGGGTGATGGCCATTGCTGGGGACTGAGCAAGCAAGGGACAATTCCCAGAGGGACCAGACCAGCCCAGGGAAGGAATGACATCTGTggctttttttgaggtgggggagacagggtctcactttttcaaccaggctggagtgcactggtgcgatcatggctcactgcaacaacctccgagactcaagcaatcctcccacctcagcctccccagtagctgggactacacggtGTCACCATGCCCcgttatgtttttttgttttttgtttttgtttttgttttagaaacgaggtctcactatgttactgagactgatctcaaactgctgggctcaagcgatcctcctgcctaggcctcccaaagtgctggaattacagggtgagccactggACATGGCTTgccttattgagcacttactacgtGGTAAGCACTTTATTCAAGAGATGTGGTTGAATCGCTCAAAAGGGACCCTTGTGAGGTACCAGGATGATCCCATTTTTAagcttaggaaactgaggctggaaacCAGGCAGTCACTTGTCCAAAAGGACAAGGGTCAAGAATTGCAATACAGGTCTGTTCATCTTTGTGCCTTTGGGTTGTGGGGGTGGGAGATAGGATTTTGGAGGTGAAAGAGTAATTAATACAGGACCCAATTGAAAGAActgaggacagaaaaaaaaaagagaagatattaGTGGTCCCCAAGACAAGGTGTGAGAGGTTTGGGGATAAAGATGAGGACCCCAGTTTTTAGGGATCCCCAAGGAGCAGAGGTAGGGTTCCTTGAGTTTAGGATTTCAGAGCTTGGGTTTGAGATTCTGGGAATTTGGGGTCCCAGCATCCAGGGCTGGTGAATCAGAACATTTAGAATCCCCAGTGTGTAGAGTTTAGAGGTCTGGGAATGTGGGGTTCCAGATGGTAGAGTTACTGGTCTGGGAGTTTCGTCCACCCCCTGGGAGGCAGGATTAGGGTCTTGGAAGCTGGAGGGGAGAGAAGGTGGAGGTTTCGCTGGCAGGGTTAGGCTTCCAGCACCGGGAGTCCCCTGGGGGCAGCACTTACAGGCCAGGCGTCCCGGAAGGGCACCTGCAAGAGGCCATCGGGCAGTGGGAGATCAGGTGCGGGCGCTCCGGGCTGCTCGGTGTAGACGGGTCCGCGCGCACTCAGCGCCGCGCCCAGGGCGCACGGGGACGGGGACTCGGAGGCCTCCTCCGAGAGCCCAGGCTTCAGGCAGACTCTGAAGAAGAGGCGGCAGGGGCCCCGGGCGCTGCAGGGGGACCGCGGGGCCCCAGGGCCTGGACCCGGCCCGAAAGAGTGGATCTGCAGCTCGAAGACGCCAGCGGGCCGTGCCTGGGACGGAGACGGGCCTAGGGTGAGGCGGCCGGGTGGACCCAGGCTTCCCGCCCGCCCCGCGCTCCCTCCCCAGGACCTTCAGGTCGCACTCACCCCTCCCCTCCGCATTCATCCCTTTCCACACCACCTCCCACCTGGCTCTGACCTGGGGGAGGAAAATGAGAGCTAGGATCACAGTCTGGGAGAGGAGCCGGGACATCCGTGGGGAGACCATGGCCTTCTGGGGTGGGGGGGTCTCGGGAGTCGCAGCTGCTGGCTTCCAAGCCTTATATCTGAGAGAATGGCCCCGCCCCTTCAGGCAGCTACCCGGCCCCAAGGGACCAAGGGCAGGCGGGGCGGGGGGCGGTCACAGGGGAAGGGGAGCGTGCAGGAGCAACAGCGAGCTTCCGTCTGTGGTCGTGGGCACGAGCGAGGTCATGAGTGGGTGATCCCACGACTTTGTGTGTggctggggtggggttggggggctaaGCCTGTGTGTGAGGTTGTACGTGATTttatgattttgtgtgtgtggtatgaaCCAGAGCTACCGGAGGGTGCACATGACTTTGTGATTGTGAGTCCACGTGGGACCGTGCGGCTCAGCATATGCCTGGAGTTGTGTGTGATTGACACATTTATGAGGTTGTAAACAATTCTGATTCTGCACGAACACCCGAGTGGGAAACTAGAAGTGTACACGACTTCGTGATTGTGTGACGCTTTGAGATTGTGTGACTGTGAGGATGCTtctctgtgcgtgtgtgtttatGGGAGGTCCTGTATAAGCATATAAACCTGTGACTTTGTGCTCTGTGAGGGTGTGATAGAGGCTGTGCAAGGTGGTGAATGGCTGAGGGCGCCTGTGTATGAATGAGACTGGGTTTGAGAGGTCCACGGACGCAGCCGCGTGTCAATACGATGAAGATCCGGAGTTCTTTGTAGACCCCTGTGTGCGCTGGTTTGTGTGAATGAGACTGGGTTTGGGAGGTCCACTGGTGTAGCTGTGTGTGGATACGATGAAGATCCAGGGCTCTTTGTGGACTCCTGTGTGCAGGCGTGTGTGTGTTCCC is a window encoding:
- the DLL3 gene encoding delta-like protein 3 isoform X2, producing MVSPRMSRLLSQTVILALIFLPQARPAGVFELQIHSFGPGPGPGAPRSPCSARGPCRLFFRVCLKPGLSEEASESPSPCALGAALSARGPVYTEQPGAPAPDLPLPDGLLQVPFRDAWPGTFSLIIETWREELGDQIGGPAWSLLARVAGRRRLAAGGPWARDIQRAGAWELRFSYRARCEPPAVGTACTRLCRPHSAPSRCSPGLRPCAPLEDECEAPPVCRAGCSPEYGFCEQPGECRCLEGWTGPLCTVPVSTSSCLSPRSPSSATTGCLVPGPGPCDGNPCANGGSCSETPGSFECACPRGFYGLRCEVSGVTCADGPCFNGGLCVGGADPDSAYICHCPPGFQGSNCEKRVDRCSLRPCRNGGLCLDLGHALRCSCRAGFAGPRCEHDLDDCAGRACANGGTCVEGGGAHRCSCALGFGGRDCRERADPCAARPCAHGGRCYAHFSGLVCACAPGYMGARCEFPVHPDGASALPAAPPGLRPGDPQRYLLPPALGLLVAAGVAGAALLLVHVRRRGHAQDAGSRLLAGTPEPSVHALPDALNNLRTQEGPGDGPSPSVDWNRPEDVDPRGIYVISAPSIFAREA
- the DLL3 gene encoding delta-like protein 3 isoform X1, with the protein product MVSPRMSRLLSQTVILALIFLPQARPAGVFELQIHSFGPGPGPGAPRSPCSARGPCRLFFRVCLKPGLSEEASESPSPCALGAALSARGPVYTEQPGAPAPDLPLPDGLLQVPFRDAWPGTFSLIIETWREELGDQIGGPAWSLLARVAGRRRLAAGGPWARDIQRAGAWELRFSYRARCEPPAVGTACTRLCRPHSAPSRCSPGLRPCAPLEDECEAPPVCRAGCSPEYGFCEQPGECRCLEGWTGPLCTVPVSTSSCLSPRSPSSATTGCLVPGPGPCDGNPCANGGSCSETPGSFECACPRGFYGLRCEVSGVTCADGPCFNGGLCVGGADPDSAYICHCPPGFQGSNCEKRVDRCSLRPCRNGGLCLDLGHALRCSCRAGFAGPRCEHDLDDCAGRACANGGTCVEGGGAHRCSCALGFGGRDCRERADPCAARPCAHGGRCYAHFSGLVCACAPGYMGARCEFPVHPDGASALPAAPPGLRPGDPQRYLLPPALGLLVAAGVAGAALLLVHVRRRGHAQDAGSRLLAGTPEPSVHALPDALNNLRTQEGPGDGPSPSVDWNRPEDVDPRGIYVISAPSIFAREVAMPLFPPLHTGRAGRRQHLLFPYPSSILSVK